The genomic interval GTTTCAGGTCCGGACCGCGATAGGTCAGGCCATCGAAGATGTTGGTGGCGACAGCTGCCCATTGCACCAGGAAGGTGTCGATCGGATCCCAGCTGCCGGGGTCCTGCGGGCTGGAAATGGTCATCTTGCCAGCGGCGAAAGCCGGCGCTGCGGTGAAGGCCGTGCCGGCCAGCGCAAGCGCGACGAACGTTGCCGTCATCCCCTTTTTGATTTTTGTCATCTACCTGTTCCTCTTCAGATGGTTACGGTTTTGGTTATTGTTCAGGCACTCTTCGCGATGAAGTGGCCTGGATTGATTTCCTCATGGGCGAGAATGGCGGGCTCATCGCCGACGCGGCGCACGGGATTGGGAATTTCGCCCTCGATCATGGCGATGCGGCGCTCGATCAGGGGATCGGCAACCGGCACTGCGGAAAGCAGCCGGCGCGTATAATCATGCGTGGGCGTTTCGAAGACCTGCTGGCGGCTGCCCATTTCCATGATCTGGCCGAGATAAAGCACCGCGACGCGGTGGCTCATCTTTTCCACCACCGCCATGTCATGGCTGATGAACAGGTAAGCAAGACCACGTTCCGCTTGCAAATCCATGAACAGATTGATGATCTGCGCCTGGATGGAGACATCGAGCGCCGACAGCGCTTCGTCGGCGATAATGAGCTTAGGATCGGAGGCGAGCGCGCGGGCAATGCAGACACGCTGCCGCTGGCCGCCCGAAAACTCGTGCGGATACCGCGATGCATGTTCCGAACTCAGACCCACCCGTTCCAGCAGCTCATCCACCCGGCGGCGCACCGCCTTGGCATCGTTGATCAGGCTGTGGGTGTTGATTGGTTCGGCGATCGAGAAGCCTACCGTCTTGCGCGGATCGAGCGAGGCGAAGGGGTCCTGGAAGATATATTGCACTTCCTGCCGCATGCGGAAACGTTCCGCCGCCGACATCTCAGAATAGCTGCGGCCGTTGAAGGATATTTCGCCTGATACCGCCGATTGCAGCTGCTGGATTGTGCGGCCGATGGTGGATTTGCCCGAACCGGATTCACCGACCAGCGCCAGTGTCTCCCCGGCGTGGATGTCGAAGCTGACCTTCTGCACGGCGCTGCAACGGTGCGTCGCCTTGCCGAACAGGTTCTTGCGAATATCGAAGCGAACGAACAGGTCGCGAACCGAAAGCAGCGGCTTCTCATCGTATTTTGCGGTGTTCTGCACCCGTTCCTCGCCCACCACGACCGGCTGGCCATCCTGCAGGACGGTGAGCGGAAGGCGCTTGGGAAACTCTTCGCCGGTCATGCTGCCGAGGCGCGGAACGGCGGAAAGCAGCGCCCGCGTATAGGGATGCTGCGGATTGGCGAAGATGTCCTTGACCGGGCCTTCCTCAACCTTCCTGCCTTTCCACATCACGACGACGTCATCGGCCATTTCCGCCACCACGCCCATGTCATGGGTGATGAAGACCATGCCCATGCCGAGCTTCTTTTGCAGGTCGCGCATGATGTTGAGGATCTGCGCCTGAATGGTGACATCAAGTGCCGTCGTCGGTTCGTCGGCGATCAGCAGCTTCGGCCGACAGGCAAGCGCCATGGCAATCATCACGCGCTGGCGCATGCCGCCGGAAAGCTGATGCGGATAACGGTGCAGAAGCTCGGCCGCATCCGGCAATCGCACCATGTCGAGCAACTTTTTTGCCTCGGCCATGGCCGCCGCCTTGCCCATTTTCTCGTGCAGGACAAGCACTTCGCAGATCTGGTCACCGATGGTGAAGACCGGGTTCAGCGACGTCATCGGCTCCTGGAAGATCATGGCGATCTCCTTGCCGCGGATCGACCGCATTTCCTTCTGCGATGCCTTCAGCAGATCCTTGCCTTCGAACATGATGCGACCGGCGGGGTAAGTCGCGCCCATCATATCCGCAAGACGCATGGTCGAGAGCGACGTGACCGATTTGCCCGATCCGGATTCGCCGACGATCGCCACCGTCCTGCCGGCTTCCACGGCAAAGGAAATATCGTCCACGACGCGGCTGTCGCCGAACTCAACGCTCAGGTTTTCAACCGAGAGGAGGGCGTTGCGGTTTGCGGCAGTCATGTCAGCGTCTCCGGCTTGGCATGCGCGGCAATGCCGGCGCGGCCATCTGAAATAGTGAGGGGGCAAGGGCGTGGGGCAGGCGCGCGGGATGAAACGCTGTGCCGGAGGATGGGAGTGTCAAAAAGAAAGCGCATGGCGTTTCAGGCGCGATGTAGATTGGCTGCTGCCGGTCGATACGGAAATTGCGACCTGGTCGAAGTGCTACGGGCGACCTCACCGGTGCCGGTAAAATGCCTGTTGCCAGTCTCAGAATCGATGATGCGCATGAACTTGTATTCCCCACCCCTTGTTTTACAAAAAAGCTAACAAAACAGGACAATCATGTCCAGAGTGTTGAACAATTTTTGTATACTGCTCTACAAATACGCAAGTGCATTTATTTTGGGCGCGGGTGTGCCGAAGGGCCGGACCCCGATTAAGGGATGTTTTTAGTCTGTATTGAGGATGTATCGATTTCAGTGGTTGTGGGTGCCGCTGCCCGTGATACAGGCCGGACGAAGACCATTGAAAAAGGATACCGGGTATGACGAATAGAACGGGTGCGGTCAGGCTATCCGGCTTCCTGCGTTGTGCATCGGTGCGGGATGTCCAACTTGTAGAAAGCCACCTACCCGATCACATTCGCCTGACCAGAGCGGAGCCGGGCTGTATTTCTTTTGAGGTATCGCAGACCGAAGACCCCCTGATCTGGAGGGTGGAAGAGCTTTTTGTGGACCGCGCTGCTTTCGATTTTCATCAGCAGCGCACGCGCGCATCTAAGTGGTTTGTTGCCACCTCCGCCATTCCACGGGACTATGAGATAGTGACGCTGGCGTAAATAAAGACAGGGGCCGCAGCGGCATTCCTGCTGGCTGCGACCTGTTTGGATTTTTGAAGCACCAGTGGACTGGTGTCTGCGCCTATTCCTTCGGCATGCCGATCGGTGGCGCAAGACGCCGCTGCGCAGCGATGCGGAAGGGGGCGTTCATCGCGCCATATCCGCCGTAGGCACGGCGCCTTTCGACGATTTCGAAGAAGAACCCTTCGCCGAAGGTGCGGCTGTAGATCTGGAAATATTCGCCGTTGTCGTCCCTGTCGTAGAGGATGCTTGCTTCCCGGAGTGCGTCGGAGAATTCCGGTTCCAGCCCGAAGCGGGCCTCCAGATCGTCATAATAATTGCGCGAGATCGGCAGGGCGTGAAAGCCGCGCGCATGCAGAGCCTTGGCGGTGGCGAAGATATCGTCCGTGGCGAACGCGATGTGCTGGATGCTGGTGCCGAAACCTTCCGCCAGAAATTTGCCGGCGAAGGTCTTTCGGTTGTCGGCGCCGTTCATGGTCAGGCGGAAACGCGGGGAGGGCACGCTTTCTATGGCCTGGCTGCGCACCAGACCGCCGGGATCGACCACATCCACCATCGGCGTGCGGCGCGTTGAAAACAGCGATGTGTAAAACAGAAGCCAGGTCAGCATTTCATCGTAATGCGTTGTTTGCGCAAGATGGTCGATGCGGGTCAGTCCGGTATTGCCTGCCGGTGCCGTCGCATCTACCGGTGCGAATTCATTGTCCCAGATGGAGGCGAGCGCCGTGGACCCGTCGAGGAAATAGATGACGCCATTGCCCACGCCCTGAATGGCTGGAACCGCGACTTCGCCGGATTTGCGCGGTTCGGCGAATGTCGGCGCGCCCAGCGCTGCCGCACGCGCAAGCGCTGCCTGCGCATCATCGACCTTCAGGCCGAATGCATAGGCATTGGTGCCGTGGATGGAGTAGGATGCACCGGCGAAACTCTCACCGGTACCGCCGGTATTGATGACGATGCGAATGTCGCCCTGCGTATAGAGATCGACATCGCGATTGCGGTGCCTCGCGGTTTTATCAAAACCGAGTGTGGCGAGCAGCGCTTCCAGATTGGCCTTTTCCTCCGGCGCCGTTGTGAACTCGACAAACTCCACGCCTTCCGTCTGCACCCGCTCAGGCATGGCGGGCGCCTCGATGCGGATGTCGGGCTCCAGACGGCGCACCTGATCCATGAGGTTGATGAGCGAACGATGGCCGTCCTCAGCCAGCAGGCGCGCCGAGCCACCGCGGAACTGGTCGTTGAAGATTTCGAGCGACAGCGGGCCGCTATAACCGGTTGCCGCGACAGCGCGCATGAAATCCACCACCGGCAGATCGCCTTCGCCGGGCATGTTGCGGAAATGGCGGCTCCAGTACAACAGGTCCATGTCTATCAGCGGTGCGTCGGCCAATTGCACGATGAAGATCTTGTCGCCGGGAATGGAGCGGATGGAGTTGGGATCGATCTTGCGCGACAGCGTGTGGAAGCTGTCGAGGATGATACCGACATTGGGGTGATCGGCGCGGCGCACCACTTCCCACGCATCGCGATGATCGCTGATGTGCCGGCCCCAGGCCAGGGCCTCGTAACCCACGCGAACACCATGCCTGGCCGCAAGTTCGCCAAGCTCATGGAAATCGGCGGCGGCGCGGTCTATGCCACCCAGCGACACCGGCGAGACATTCGAGCAGATCAGCATCAGATCGGTCCCGAGTTCGCCCATGATGTCGAATTTACGCCCTGCGCGCTCGAAGGCGCGGGCGCGGTGCGGTTCCGGCATGCCTTCGAAATCGCGGAACGGCTGGAAAAGCGTGATATCCAGCCCATGATCCGCCGCAAGGGCCTTCACCTCGCGCGGCGAGGCGTCGTAGGTCAGGAAATCGTTCTCGAAAATCTCCACACCCGTGAAGCCGGCCTTGGCAATGGCCGCCAGTTTCTCCGGGAATTCGCCGCTGATGGAGACGGTGGCGATGGAAGTACGCATTGGCACGCCCTGTTTGCCTGTGTCATAGCTCGCCATATTGCGTTCCTTTTCAGCGTTATGTACTAATTGGTTAATAATAGGGGTGCGGCGGCAAGCCGTATACCCTGCTGATGGATGGATCATGACAAAAAGCGCAACTTCGAACGGCACCAGCGAAACCCGGCAGGCGAAGCGCGATCCGGAAGGCGTGCGCCGAGACATTCTTTCCGTTGCGATGGAGGAGTTTTCGCAAAACGGCCTGTCGGGGGCGCGCATCGACGAGATCGCCGCCCGCACGCGCACGTCCAAGCGGATGATCTATTATTATTTTACCGACAAGGAAGGGCTTTACCAGCGCGTTCTTGAAGAAGCCTATGCCAAGGTGCGTGGCGGCGAGAGCGATCTGGAGCTGGATGGTCTGGAGCCGGTTGCGGCGCTCGAAAAGCTCTGTCGGTTCACCTTCGATCACCATCGCCGCAACCCGGCTTTCATCCGCATGGTGATGATCGAGAACATTCATCACGGCCGGCACATGCAATCGTCCGGAACGATCCGCCAGCTCAACCGGCCGGCCATCGATGCCCTGGAAAGCGTGCTGCTGCGCGGCCAGAAGAGCGGCATTTTCCGCAACGGCATCAACGCGCTGGAACTGCACTGGCAGATCAGCGCGCTGTCCTTTTTCAACGTCTCGAACGTCGCAACCTTCTCTTTCATCTTCGGCGACGGGCTGTTTACCGAGAAGGGTCAGCAAACATTGTCGCATCACGTCAGCGACATGGTGTTGCGATATGTGCTGAGCCCGGACCATATCACGAAGATCGGGAAAGACGGCCGATGAGGTGGCTGAGCGCCACCCCGTAACCTTCGATGCCGAGACCGGCGATCACGCCTTCGGCGCGCGTCGAGATATAGGAATGGTGGCGGAAGATCTCCCGTTTGTGGATGTTGGAAATGTGAACCTCGATCACTGGTGCCTCGAAGGTGTTGAGTGCATCGAGGATCGCCACCGAGGTATGGGTAAAGGCACCGGGATTGATGACGATGCCTGCCGATGTGCCGCGCGCCGCATGGATCCAGTCGATCAGCTCGTATTCCCGGTTGCTCTGGGCAAAGAATATCTCGTGGCCCGCCGCCTCGGCAATCGCGCGGCAATTGGCCTCCACATCGGCCATCGTTTCGTAGCCGTAGATTTCCGGCTGGCGTTGGCCGAGCAGGTTGAGGTTCGGTCCGTTAAGTATGGTGAAAAGGCTCACGCCACACCCTCTTTCGTGCAAATTTCGGTAAAATGTGCCGTCATGCGCTCGGCATCAGGTTCACGGCCGCAGAACAGCCGAAACGCGCCAACAGCCTGAAACACCGTCATGCCGCCGCCGGGCAGGGTGCGACAGCCTTTTTGGGCCGCCGTCGCAAGAAGCTCGGTCACCAGCGGCATATAAACGATATCGGCCACCCAGTGCCGTTGTTCAAGGAGGTCGGCCTTGACCGGCATGCCGGGATGGGCGGGCATGCCCATCGGTGTGGCGTGGATCAACCCATCCGCGAAGGGCAGGGAATCTGCCGGGTCTTTCACGGCAAAGGCGTGGCCTTCGCCAAAACGGGCGTTGAGTTCGGCAGCCAGATGATCTGCGCGGCTGAAATCGCGGTCGCAGATATCGAGATGGGTAATGCCGAGTTTCAGCGCCGCATGGGCCACCGCAACGCCTGCACCACCAGCACCGACCAGCAGCGCCCGGTCGCGTTTCGCATCCGGCAGGCCGCGCATGAAGCTTTCGTAAAATCCGTACCAGTCCGTATTGTGCCCAATGCGACGTCCGTCCTTGAAGACGACGGTGTTGACCGCGCCGAGCATGCGGGCATCATCAGACAATTCATGCAGGTGCGGAAGTACCGCCTGCTTGAATGGATGGGTAATGTTGGTGCCAGCAAAGCCGCGCGATTCCAGCTCATTGAGCAGATCGGGAAGCGCGCTTTCCGGCAGCTTGCGCGCCACGACATCGACAAGCTCATAGGAATAATCGAGGCCGTGGGCAGCCCCTTCGCGCATGTGCAGCGCGGGAGATTTGGAAAGCTGGATGTCGGCGCCAATCAGGCCGACCTTGAAGGATTTGGTGTCTGTCATGTTCAGGTCATCGCTCATCGAACGTGGTGGGAGAGGCGGGGGTCATCCCCGCCTGCCTGTCGGCTCCGGGTGAGCCTCAGTGATGGGCGAGAATTTCGCCGAGGAATGTGCGGGTACGCTGGTGCTTGGGATCGCGGAAGAACTCGTCCGGCGGGCCTTCCTCGATGATTTCGCCTTCCGACATGAAGACCACACGGTCGGCAACCTGCCGGGCAAAGCCCATTTCATGGGTCACGCAGATCATCGTCATGCCGTCGCGGGCAAGACCGATCATCGTGTCGAGCACTTCCTTGACCATTTCCGGATCAAGCGCCGAAGTCGGCTCATCGAACAGCATGGCTTTTGGCTCCATGCAGAGCGCGCGGGCAATCGCTGCGCGTTGCTGCTGGCCGCCGGAAAGCTGCGCCGGATATTTATCGGCCTGATTGAGAATGCGCACGCGCTCCAGATATTTGCGCGCGGTCGCTTCCGCATCGGCTTTCGACAGGCCCTTCACCCGCATGGGCGCCAGGGTGCAGTTTTCCATGATGGTCTTGTGCGGGAAGAGATTGAAGCTCTGGAACACCATGCCCACTTCACGGCGAACCGCATCGATGGCGCGGGTCGAATCCGAAAGCGTGGTTCCCTCGACCGTGATCTTGCCCTCCTGGATTTCTTCCAGATGGTTGATGCAGCGGATAAGGGTGGATTTTCCTGAACCCGACGGGCCGCAAAGAACGATTTTTTCGCCTTTGCGAACCGTCATGTTGACGCCTTTCAGCGCATGGAAGGCTCCATACCACTTTCCAACCCCTTCAAGGGCGATCAGCGGAGCCTGTGCGGCGGAGGATTGCGACATGGAACTTTCCTTCATGCTGGGAAGCAGCGTTAGTTAACGGTGTAGGGAATGTCAGGAAGCGAGGCCGGGAAGTCCGGAACCGGGCGCTTCATCCATTTGGCATAGACTTTTGCGAGCTCGCCATTGGCCTTGGCTTTGTCGAGCCAAGCGTTGAGTGCCTCGTTCCAGTCCTTTTCACCGGGGCGTGTGGCGGCGCTGTTGTAGAGGGTCACGAGGTCGAACTTTACCTCGTAATCCTTGCCGCCAGCGGCTGCGAGACGGTCACCATAAAACTGGTTGCCGCCGATTGCCTCGATCTGGCCCGACAGGATCGCCTGAATGGTGGCGGCGTCATCGTCGAAACGCAGAATTTTTGCCTTGGTACCGGCACCTGCGGTCAAAGCCGTGTCCATCGGACTGGATTTCGGCGCGCCGACGGTCATTCCCGTGAGATCGTCGAAGTTGGCGATCTTCTTGTCCTTGGTGGCATAGACCGACATGACGTTATGCGCGTAAGGCTGCGCATATTGTACGTTTTTCGCGCGTTCCGGCGTCATCCCCATCGACGCGAACAGGGCATCGACCTTTCCGGTGCGAAGCGACGGGATGCGGTTGGCGACTGCAAGCGGTACGAACTCCACTTTCAGTCCAAGATAGTCCGCAAACCCGCGGGCCAAATCCGCATCATAACCTTCCTGAACACCAGAGGAATTTATGAAGCCCCAGGGCGCGTTGTCGCCCTGAATGCCGATGATGATCTTGCCGCTGGACTTTGCTTCTTCAAGTGTTCTGGCTTCTGCGCCTGCGGGTGTGAGGATTGGCAGCAAAGCTGCTGCCAATCCGACGGCGATGGCTGTTCGCCAACGCGTCTGTCTGTTAAAGATTCCCATTGGTTACTCCTCCCAATCCAGCCTCTTCCGGTCTTCACTTCACTGTGAAAGGAATATCCGGCAGGCTTTCCGGGAAAGCGGGAACTTCGCGCTTCATCCACTTGTCGTAGATCTTGGCAAGCTGACCATCCGACTTGATCTTGTCGAGGAAGGCGTTGACGGTCTCGTTCCAGTCCTTTTCACCCGGACGGGTGCCGGCGCCGTTGTAAAGCGTCGTCAGGTCGAACTTCGGCTCGTATTTGCCGTTGGCAGCCTGATTGAGGCGGTCGCCATAAAACTGGTTGCCACCGACAACCTCGACCTGGCCGGAAATCAGCGCCTGAATGTTGGCGGCATCATCGTCAAAGCGCAGGATCTTGGCCTTGGAGCCTGCACCTGCCGTGATCGCCGTGTCCATGGCGCTGGACTTCGGAACGCCGACGGAGACGCCGGTCAGATCGTCATAGTTGCCGATCTTCTTGTCCTTGGGGCCGTAGACGGAAAGCACGTTACCGGCATAGGGCTTGGAATACTGGATGGTCTTGGCGCGCTCGGCGGTCATTCCCATGGTTGCGAACAGCAGGTCGACCTTGCCCGTCAGAAGGGCCGGAATGCGGTTTGCCACGGCAAGCGGTACGAATTCGACCTTGACGCCGAGATATTCGGCAAACGCCTTGCCGATATCGGCATCGAGGCCGTCCTGAACGCCGCTCGAATTGACGAAGCCCCATGGCGAATTGTCGCCCTGAATGCCGATTACGACCTTGCCCTTGGCCTTGGCCTCATCCACCGTGCCGGCGAAGGCGTCGACCGGTGCGATAAAGGGCAGGGCGACCGTTGCTGCGGCGAGCGCGAGCAGGGTGCGACGTGAGAATTTACCGTTGGATTTCATCTTTTGCTCCTCCTTACAAAGCTTGATGACATGTTGATGGGTATTAGCGGGAAGCGGCTTGCATCCGCTTTTCTACACTGGCGCCCCACAGGGAAAGCGGCCAGCAGATCAGGAAATACATGATGCCGACGATGGCAAAGACCGTCAGCGGACGGAACGTCTGGTTGGAGACGATCTGGCCGGCGCGGGACAGTTCGACGAAGCCGACAATGGCGGCAAGCGACGTGCCCTTGATGAGCTGCACCAGAAAACCGATGGTGGCGGGCAGCGAAATCTTGAAGGCCTGCGGCAGAACCACGTCCTTCATTCGCGACACGTAGTGCAGGCCAAGCGCGTTGGCGGCTTCGGTCTGACCCTTCGGCACAGCCTGGATGCCACCGCGCCAGATTTCACCCAGAAAGGCGCTGGCATGCAGGGTGAATGCGATGGCGACCGCAATCCAGGCATCCACATTCAGGCCCGCAAGCGCCACGCCGTAATAAACGACGAAAAGCTGCATCAGGAGCGGGGTGCCCTGGAAAATCGCGATGAAGCCGGTGCTGGCGCGCTGGATCGCCGGGGTTTCGGCAACGCGGCCAAGCGCGACGCAAAGGCCGAAAATGCCGCCGCCGATGAAGCCGATCAGTGTCAGCGCAAGGGTCCATTTCAGGCCCTGCAGCAGGAAGAACAATTCGTTGGAACCGATGGATGCCATTGTCTTTTCCTCACTTGACCGGATAGCTGAACGATGTGCGGGAGATAAGGGAAAATACCCCCATCATCAGCGAGGAAATGACCAGATAAAGCAGCGTGATCGAGAAATAGACCTCAAAGGAGCGGAAGGTGTCCGCTTCGATCTGCTGGGCCACCGAGGTCAGCTCGTAAGCCGCAATCGAGGTACAGACCGAAGTGGTCAGCGTCAGCATGATGAACTGGCTGGTGAGTGACGGATAGACTGCGCGAAGCGCCGGTTTCAGAATGATGTGCCGGAAGATCTGCGCCCGGTGCAGGCCAAGCGCCAATCCCGCCTCAACCTGGCCCTTGGGAATGGAATCGACGCCGCCGCGAATGATTTCAATGGCATAGGCGCCGCCGTTCAACGCAAGCGCAATGATGGCCGTGACCGTGGGGTTAAGCTTGATGCCGATTTGCGGCAGGGCGAAGAAGATGAAGAATATCTGCACCAGAAACGGCGTGTTGCGAATGGCTTCCACGAACCCGATGACCAGACCGCGCAGCAGCTTGAAGCGCGAGCGGCGGGCCACGACGCCGAGAACCCCGATGACGGTGGCAAGCGACATGCCGGCGATTGCAAGGCCGATCGTTGCAAGACAGGCCAGAAGCAGCTCGGGCAGACGGTCTATGACCGCCGAAAAATCGAGACTGTAAGACATATTTCCTCCCAACCCGTTCGGGTCCGAACAGACGTTTCGCCTTGTTCGCATCGCTTTGGAAAGCCTGTGGCTCCAAAGCCCTCCGTTTGTTTTTACCGTGCCGGGGAAGCTCCACACTTCTGTGCCAGCATAGCGTTAACCTGAATGTTTGTACCAGTTAGTTCAATTTTGTGTCAAGCGCCAACTCCGGTTAGAAACAGCTTAAAGATCACTTTTTCTTCATTCATCTTGTTCAAGAAAGTCGTTTTTTATCAACGACTAATGTGACTAATGGCAAGCGTTTTCATCGCACGCCCGCGCCATTCCCATCTCGCTGGCAAAAGCGCCCGAAGGCCGCTCAGTCCTCGCGAAAATCTGTCATTCCTTCTTTAT from Agrobacterium tumefaciens carries:
- a CDS encoding ABC transporter ATP-binding protein codes for the protein MTAANRNALLSVENLSVEFGDSRVVDDISFAVEAGRTVAIVGESGSGKSVTSLSTMRLADMMGATYPAGRIMFEGKDLLKASQKEMRSIRGKEIAMIFQEPMTSLNPVFTIGDQICEVLVLHEKMGKAAAMAEAKKLLDMVRLPDAAELLHRYPHQLSGGMRQRVMIAMALACRPKLLIADEPTTALDVTIQAQILNIMRDLQKKLGMGMVFITHDMGVVAEMADDVVVMWKGRKVEEGPVKDIFANPQHPYTRALLSAVPRLGSMTGEEFPKRLPLTVLQDGQPVVVGEERVQNTAKYDEKPLLSVRDLFVRFDIRKNLFGKATHRCSAVQKVSFDIHAGETLALVGESGSGKSTIGRTIQQLQSAVSGEISFNGRSYSEMSAAERFRMRQEVQYIFQDPFASLDPRKTVGFSIAEPINTHSLINDAKAVRRRVDELLERVGLSSEHASRYPHEFSGGQRQRVCIARALASDPKLIIADEALSALDVSIQAQIINLFMDLQAERGLAYLFISHDMAVVEKMSHRVAVLYLGQIMEMGSRQQVFETPTHDYTRRLLSAVPVADPLIERRIAMIEGEIPNPVRRVGDEPAILAHEEINPGHFIAKSA
- a CDS encoding putative quinol monooxygenase; this encodes MTNRTGAVRLSGFLRCASVRDVQLVESHLPDHIRLTRAEPGCISFEVSQTEDPLIWRVEELFVDRAAFDFHQQRTRASKWFVATSAIPRDYEIVTLA
- a CDS encoding bifunctional sugar phosphate isomerase/epimerase/4-hydroxyphenylpyruvate dioxygenase family protein, with amino-acid sequence MRTSIATVSISGEFPEKLAAIAKAGFTGVEIFENDFLTYDASPREVKALAADHGLDITLFQPFRDFEGMPEPHRARAFERAGRKFDIMGELGTDLMLICSNVSPVSLGGIDRAAADFHELGELAARHGVRVGYEALAWGRHISDHRDAWEVVRRADHPNVGIILDSFHTLSRKIDPNSIRSIPGDKIFIVQLADAPLIDMDLLYWSRHFRNMPGEGDLPVVDFMRAVAATGYSGPLSLEIFNDQFRGGSARLLAEDGHRSLINLMDQVRRLEPDIRIEAPAMPERVQTEGVEFVEFTTAPEEKANLEALLATLGFDKTARHRNRDVDLYTQGDIRIVINTGGTGESFAGASYSIHGTNAYAFGLKVDDAQAALARAAALGAPTFAEPRKSGEVAVPAIQGVGNGVIYFLDGSTALASIWDNEFAPVDATAPAGNTGLTRIDHLAQTTHYDEMLTWLLFYTSLFSTRRTPMVDVVDPGGLVRSQAIESVPSPRFRLTMNGADNRKTFAGKFLAEGFGTSIQHIAFATDDIFATAKALHARGFHALPISRNYYDDLEARFGLEPEFSDALREASILYDRDDNGEYFQIYSRTFGEGFFFEIVERRRAYGGYGAMNAPFRIAAQRRLAPPIGMPKE
- a CDS encoding TetR/AcrR family transcriptional regulator, with product MTKSATSNGTSETRQAKRDPEGVRRDILSVAMEEFSQNGLSGARIDEIAARTRTSKRMIYYYFTDKEGLYQRVLEEAYAKVRGGESDLELDGLEPVAALEKLCRFTFDHHRRNPAFIRMVMIENIHHGRHMQSSGTIRQLNRPAIDALESVLLRGQKSGIFRNGINALELHWQISALSFFNVSNVATFSFIFGDGLFTEKGQQTLSHHVSDMVLRYVLSPDHITKIGKDGR
- the aroQ gene encoding type II 3-dehydroquinate dehydratase codes for the protein MSLFTILNGPNLNLLGQRQPEIYGYETMADVEANCRAIAEAAGHEIFFAQSNREYELIDWIHAARGTSAGIVINPGAFTHTSVAILDALNTFEAPVIEVHISNIHKREIFRHHSYISTRAEGVIAGLGIEGYGVALSHLIGRLSRSS
- a CDS encoding shikimate dehydrogenase — its product is MSDDLNMTDTKSFKVGLIGADIQLSKSPALHMREGAAHGLDYSYELVDVVARKLPESALPDLLNELESRGFAGTNITHPFKQAVLPHLHELSDDARMLGAVNTVVFKDGRRIGHNTDWYGFYESFMRGLPDAKRDRALLVGAGGAGVAVAHAALKLGITHLDICDRDFSRADHLAAELNARFGEGHAFAVKDPADSLPFADGLIHATPMGMPAHPGMPVKADLLEQRHWVADIVYMPLVTELLATAAQKGCRTLPGGGMTVFQAVGAFRLFCGREPDAERMTAHFTEICTKEGVA
- a CDS encoding amino acid ABC transporter ATP-binding protein yields the protein MSQSSAAQAPLIALEGVGKWYGAFHALKGVNMTVRKGEKIVLCGPSGSGKSTLIRCINHLEEIQEGKITVEGTTLSDSTRAIDAVRREVGMVFQSFNLFPHKTIMENCTLAPMRVKGLSKADAEATARKYLERVRILNQADKYPAQLSGGQQQRAAIARALCMEPKAMLFDEPTSALDPEMVKEVLDTMIGLARDGMTMICVTHEMGFARQVADRVVFMSEGEIIEEGPPDEFFRDPKHQRTRTFLGEILAHH
- a CDS encoding transporter substrate-binding domain-containing protein, with amino-acid sequence MGIFNRQTRWRTAIAVGLAAALLPILTPAGAEARTLEEAKSSGKIIIGIQGDNAPWGFINSSGVQEGYDADLARGFADYLGLKVEFVPLAVANRIPSLRTGKVDALFASMGMTPERAKNVQYAQPYAHNVMSVYATKDKKIANFDDLTGMTVGAPKSSPMDTALTAGAGTKAKILRFDDDAATIQAILSGQIEAIGGNQFYGDRLAAAGGKDYEVKFDLVTLYNSAATRPGEKDWNEALNAWLDKAKANGELAKVYAKWMKRPVPDFPASLPDIPYTVN
- a CDS encoding transporter substrate-binding domain-containing protein, whose protein sequence is MKSNGKFSRRTLLALAAATVALPFIAPVDAFAGTVDEAKAKGKVVIGIQGDNSPWGFVNSSGVQDGLDADIGKAFAEYLGVKVEFVPLAVANRIPALLTGKVDLLFATMGMTAERAKTIQYSKPYAGNVLSVYGPKDKKIGNYDDLTGVSVGVPKSSAMDTAITAGAGSKAKILRFDDDAANIQALISGQVEVVGGNQFYGDRLNQAANGKYEPKFDLTTLYNGAGTRPGEKDWNETVNAFLDKIKSDGQLAKIYDKWMKREVPAFPESLPDIPFTVK
- a CDS encoding amino acid ABC transporter permease, which codes for MASIGSNELFFLLQGLKWTLALTLIGFIGGGIFGLCVALGRVAETPAIQRASTGFIAIFQGTPLLMQLFVVYYGVALAGLNVDAWIAVAIAFTLHASAFLGEIWRGGIQAVPKGQTEAANALGLHYVSRMKDVVLPQAFKISLPATIGFLVQLIKGTSLAAIVGFVELSRAGQIVSNQTFRPLTVFAIVGIMYFLICWPLSLWGASVEKRMQAASR
- a CDS encoding amino acid ABC transporter permease, which encodes MSYSLDFSAVIDRLPELLLACLATIGLAIAGMSLATVIGVLGVVARRSRFKLLRGLVIGFVEAIRNTPFLVQIFFIFFALPQIGIKLNPTVTAIIALALNGGAYAIEIIRGGVDSIPKGQVEAGLALGLHRAQIFRHIILKPALRAVYPSLTSQFIMLTLTTSVCTSIAAYELTSVAQQIEADTFRSFEVYFSITLLYLVISSLMMGVFSLISRTSFSYPVK